The following nucleotide sequence is from bacterium.
GGCGCAGATTATCGTCGGTGTCAATGATTTCAAAGTCGAAAGCGATCCGAAGCCGGACATACTTCAGATTGATACATCACTCGAAAAAAATCAAAAAGAACGTATTCAAAAACTGCGTGCGCGACGTGATAATGCTAAAGTTCAATCCGGGTTAGAAAAATTAGCTCAGGCTTGCCGGAGTACGGACAATATCCTGCCGTGTATATTAGAATCGGTAGAAGCCTATGCCACTTTGGGGGAAATCGCCGATACGATGCGCAACGTTTTTGGAGAATATAAGGCCGCTTGAAATGATCGGGGAATGGGACATTAATCGCAAAATTCGTTTTGGCGTAGCCTTGCTTTTTGTCGCAACCGGTATTTGGGTGATGATCGGTAATGTTATGCCGGATTATATCAATGATCGTTATCATTACGTAATGGGCTTTATACTTATATTTTATGGCGTATTTCGCTTCGTGCATTATGATTATAGAAAAAACATCAAACGTACTGATGAAATTTCAGAAGAAAATGAAGAATAAAATACACAAATTTGTCGTTGTCTTATTATGCGGTTTGTTTTGGACCGGTTGTAAAGGTAACGAAAGGGCATCAACACCTACGACAGGTGCTTTACCTTTGATCTGCGATGATGCTGTTTCTAATGTTATTCAGATTCAAAAAAATGAATTTGAAAAACGGTACACACAAGCTAAAATTGATATGCAGCTAGCTCCGGCCTCGGCGGCGATCGTCAAGCTGATCAATAACGAAGTGGAATGTATCATTAGTTCGCGTGAATTGGACTCGACGGAAACGGATTTTCTAATTCGTCACGAAATTAAGGTTTTTTCGCAGAAGTTTGCACTCGATGGTATAGCCATTATTGTCAATGCGGAAAATCCCATCGAAGAAATGAGTCTCGCTTCGCTGCGAGAACTTTTTTCCGGAGATGCGACGTACTGGTCGGATATCACAGACTCGGTGCGATTTCCGTATCATCTTAACCGAATTCAAATCGTCAGTGATGGTCGTCGCTCCGGTAATTATAGAGTTTTGCACGAAATGGTACTCGACAAAAATCCGTTATCACCTAATGCTGTCGTATTGTCCGGCGACTCGGCCAATAGTGTCGTACCCAAAATTTTGGATTTTGTAGCATCAACGCCGGGCGCCGTAGGATATGTGAGTACGGCTTGGGTGGGTAAAACCAGCGCGGATTGGGAATCGCGTTCCGGCAAATTAAAAATTATTCGTGTGTCGGGTGAAGACTTTCACAAAGCAGTAGAGCCCATACAAGGGTATGTTTATCGCGGCGATTATCCGTTGCGACGGGTATTATATATTATTCATCGTCAGCCGTATATCGGGTTGGCGGCCGGTTTTACGGCTTTTTTGACAGG
It contains:
- a CDS encoding substrate-binding domain-containing protein, which encodes MKNKIHKFVVVLLCGLFWTGCKGNERASTPTTGALPLICDDAVSNVIQIQKNEFEKRYTQAKIDMQLAPASAAIVKLINNEVECIISSRELDSTETDFLIRHEIKVFSQKFALDGIAIIVNAENPIEEMSLASLRELFSGDATYWSDITDSVRFPYHLNRIQIVSDGRRSGNYRVLHEMVLDKNPLSPNAVVLSGDSANSVVPKILDFVASTPGAVGYVSTAWVGKTSADWESRSGKLKIIRVSGEDFHKAVEPIQGYVYRGDYPLRRVLYIIHRQPYIGLAAGFTAFLTGNDGQKICLANNLVPGMNPIRLKHE